The following coding sequences are from one Achromobacter sp. B7 window:
- a CDS encoding Rne/Rng family ribonuclease, with amino-acid sequence MKRMLFNATHQEELRVAIVDGQKLIDLDIETAGREQRKGNIYKGVITRIEPGLEACFVNYGEDRHGFLPFKEVARSFFKEGVDVRSARIQDALREGQELIVQVEKEERGNKGAALTTFISLAGRYLVLMPNNPRGGGVSRRVEGEDRQELRDTMEQLELPQGMSIIARTAGIGRNVEELQWDLSYLLQLWTAIDGAARDNSAPILIYLESSLVIRAIRDYFSPEIGEILIDTDEIADQATAFMSVVMPDNVQRVKRYRDDIPLFSRFQIEHQIETAYSRTVQLPSGGAIVIDHTEALVSVDVNSARSTRGADIEETALRTNSEAADEVARQLRLRDLGGLIVIDFIDMEDSKNQRAVEQRLRDALHFDRARVQMGKISRFGLMELSRQRLRPALNEGSHITCPRCNGTGVIRDAESSALHVLRLLQEEAMKENTAAVHAQVPVDVATYLLNEKRADITKMEARLKVNLMLIPNKHLETPHHHIERLRHDDPRLEELKTSFELVEAPATNAPWQPRESEIKARPEALVKGITPSQPAPVSSTPAAPAVAPAAPAAATGGLGGLFKRLVGWLTGGSEAAKPAPTAQEDSAKRAASGRGKGRAGHDGQERRGERHGSDRNRNNRRGESRGEGAEGGEGSRHHARGNRRGEGERGDRQDRGDRSNRGEGRGDREGQAAQAVLASNRPDQAELANGDDTGAGRNRRRGRGRNRREEGQSDAPMSEQESMVAALAQSVATALPDTTKPAAEPSTDAADAAEQTADGMPLAEGAEGAADPERKRRRRRSRRGRRSQDEAGLAGSDEQLDDGSDDDIADQAEGIAAQAAPVETATAAPVQTQAVDTKVTEAQAVEAQPAKVEAPAQAPVQAPVETQTQAPAHAPAQAPAQAPVQAPAEAPIQAAAVDAPVEATKPAAVQAAEPVVQPVQTAASVTEPVAVQAAEPAQAPAETPVKAAEVEPVVTAPAPVGEREAPAAAPAAAAPGAAATAAATPAASPAPTVSQPIVVPAATPSAKAQALHDVVNAAGLKWVETDPDRHAQTQLRIAAAHTPTRLGRERKPVATVSNEPLVQVETRH; translated from the coding sequence ATGAAGCGCATGCTGTTCAATGCGACGCATCAGGAAGAATTACGCGTCGCTATCGTTGATGGGCAAAAACTCATCGACCTCGACATCGAGACTGCCGGCCGCGAACAACGCAAAGGCAACATCTACAAAGGTGTCATTACCCGGATCGAACCCGGCCTGGAAGCTTGCTTCGTCAACTACGGTGAAGACCGTCACGGCTTTCTGCCCTTCAAGGAAGTTGCTCGCAGCTTCTTCAAGGAAGGCGTCGATGTCCGTAGCGCCCGCATCCAGGATGCGCTGCGCGAAGGCCAGGAACTGATCGTTCAGGTCGAAAAAGAAGAACGCGGCAACAAGGGCGCAGCCCTGACCACGTTCATCTCGCTGGCTGGCCGCTACTTGGTCCTGATGCCCAACAACCCCCGTGGCGGTGGCGTTTCGCGCCGCGTCGAGGGCGAAGATCGCCAGGAACTGCGCGACACGATGGAGCAGCTTGAGCTGCCCCAGGGCATGAGCATCATTGCCCGCACCGCCGGCATCGGCCGCAATGTCGAAGAGCTCCAGTGGGACTTGTCCTACCTGTTGCAGCTGTGGACCGCCATCGACGGCGCTGCCCGCGACAACTCCGCGCCGATCCTGATCTACCTGGAATCCAGCCTGGTCATCCGGGCCATCCGCGATTATTTCTCGCCCGAAATCGGCGAAATCCTGATCGATACCGACGAGATCGCCGATCAGGCCACCGCCTTCATGAGCGTGGTGATGCCGGACAACGTCCAGCGCGTCAAACGCTACCGCGACGACATCCCGCTGTTCTCGCGCTTCCAGATCGAACACCAGATTGAAACGGCGTATTCGCGCACGGTGCAACTGCCGTCCGGCGGCGCCATCGTGATCGACCACACCGAAGCACTGGTTTCCGTTGACGTGAACTCGGCCCGCTCCACGCGCGGCGCCGACATCGAGGAAACCGCGCTGCGCACGAACTCTGAAGCGGCCGACGAAGTGGCCCGCCAGTTGCGCTTGCGCGACCTGGGCGGCCTGATCGTCATCGACTTCATCGACATGGAAGACAGCAAGAACCAGCGCGCCGTCGAACAGCGCCTGCGCGATGCTCTCCATTTCGACCGTGCCCGCGTGCAGATGGGCAAGATTTCGCGCTTTGGCCTGATGGAACTGTCGCGTCAGCGCCTGCGCCCGGCCCTGAACGAAGGCTCGCACATCACCTGCCCGCGCTGCAACGGCACCGGCGTGATCCGCGATGCGGAATCCAGCGCCCTGCACGTGCTGCGCCTGCTGCAAGAAGAAGCCATGAAGGAAAACACCGCGGCGGTCCACGCCCAGGTGCCGGTGGATGTTGCCACCTACCTTCTGAATGAAAAGCGCGCCGACATCACCAAGATGGAAGCCCGCCTGAAGGTCAACCTGATGCTGATCCCGAACAAGCATCTGGAAACGCCGCATCACCACATCGAACGCCTGCGCCATGACGACCCGCGCCTGGAAGAGCTGAAGACCAGTTTCGAACTGGTGGAAGCTCCCGCCACGAACGCGCCGTGGCAACCGCGCGAAAGCGAAATCAAGGCGCGCCCGGAAGCTCTGGTCAAGGGCATCACGCCCTCGCAGCCGGCCCCGGTCTCGTCCACGCCGGCCGCGCCCGCCGTTGCGCCCGCCGCACCGGCTGCCGCAACGGGCGGCCTGGGCGGCTTGTTCAAGCGCCTGGTCGGCTGGCTGACCGGTGGCTCCGAAGCCGCCAAGCCGGCCCCCACCGCCCAGGAAGACAGCGCCAAGCGCGCCGCCTCTGGTCGCGGCAAGGGTCGTGCCGGCCATGATGGCCAGGAACGCCGTGGTGAACGCCATGGCTCGGATCGCAACCGCAACAATCGCCGTGGCGAATCGCGCGGTGAAGGTGCCGAGGGCGGCGAAGGCAGCCGCCACCACGCCCGTGGCAACCGCCGTGGCGAAGGCGAACGCGGTGACCGCCAGGATCGTGGCGATCGCAGCAACCGCGGTGAAGGCCGTGGTGATCGCGAAGGCCAGGCGGCGCAAGCCGTCTTGGCGTCCAACCGCCCCGACCAAGCTGAACTGGCCAATGGCGACGATACCGGCGCCGGTCGTAACCGCCGCCGTGGCCGTGGCCGCAACCGCCGCGAAGAAGGCCAATCCGACGCGCCGATGAGCGAACAGGAAAGCATGGTGGCCGCGCTGGCGCAGTCCGTTGCGACCGCCCTGCCCGATACCACCAAGCCCGCCGCCGAACCGTCGACGGACGCCGCTGACGCCGCCGAGCAAACCGCCGATGGCATGCCCCTGGCCGAAGGCGCTGAAGGCGCCGCCGATCCGGAACGCAAGCGCCGCCGCCGCCGCAGCCGCCGTGGCCGCCGCAGCCAGGACGAAGCAGGTCTGGCCGGTAGCGACGAGCAACTGGACGACGGTTCCGACGACGACATCGCCGATCAAGCTGAAGGCATCGCCGCCCAGGCAGCGCCGGTAGAAACCGCTACCGCCGCGCCGGTGCAGACGCAGGCCGTCGACACCAAGGTGACGGAAGCACAAGCCGTCGAAGCGCAGCCCGCCAAGGTCGAAGCACCGGCTCAGGCGCCGGTTCAGGCTCCGGTGGAAACGCAGACCCAAGCACCCGCCCACGCCCCGGCTCAAGCCCCGGCCCAAGCTCCGGTCCAGGCCCCGGCTGAAGCCCCGATCCAAGCCGCCGCTGTGGACGCTCCTGTCGAGGCCACCAAGCCCGCCGCCGTACAAGCCGCCGAGCCCGTGGTCCAGCCCGTACAAACGGCTGCTTCGGTGACCGAGCCGGTTGCCGTGCAGGCCGCTGAGCCGGCCCAAGCTCCGGCTGAAACGCCGGTGAAGGCCGCCGAGGTGGAACCCGTCGTGACGGCGCCCGCTCCGGTTGGCGAACGCGAAGCCCCGGCCGCAGCACCGGCTGCCGCAGCACCAGGTGCCGCAGCGACGGCTGCCGCAACCCCGGCTGCCTCCCCAGCCCCCACCGTGTCGCAGCCTATCGTGGTACCGGCAGCCACGCCGTCGGCCAAGGCCCAGGCCTTGCATGACGTCGTCAACGCCGCTGGCTTGAAGTGGGTGGAAACCGATCCGGACCGCCACGCTCAGACCCAGCTGCGCATTGCCGCCGCGCATACGCCGACCCGCCTTGGCCGCGAGCGCAAGCCGGTTGCCACCGTGTCGAACGAACCCCTGGTTCAAGTCGAAACGCGCCACTAA